Within Desulfurobacterium thermolithotrophum DSM 11699, the genomic segment TTTTCTCAGATAGAGACTCTAATCTTGCTGTTTTCTTAAGCTTAAAATCTACAATCGTATCTCTTCCTATAGGTTTTATGGTTACCTTTTTTATAAGATCTCCTCTTTCTCCAATTGTAAATGACCTATTAAGAGTGCAGTTTTCTAATTTAACGCTTATTTCTTTGTTGTCTTTTATTAATGGAACAACTTCACAATTACCTTTCTTTTGAAAACTTATTTCAAAAATATTTTTATCATAAATAGCATTTAATTCTGTTATAGTACCTGCATTTGCAATAGTACTAACGGATAAAAGTAAGACTGGTATTAACCACTTACTCATTAATTTAACCCTCCTTATCTACTTTAAGCTCTATAATTTTTTTCTTTAACTTCTTTTTCTTTTTATAATACTTTACCAAAATAACCTTATTGATAGTAATTTCCTTAATTTTTGTATCTGAAGATATAGGATCTCCAGGTTTTAACATATAAACTTTTCCTGTTGCTGGATCCGAAACAACAAGAGAATAAGAATTAGCACTTCCGATAATACCTTCTATTTTAAGTTCTTTTAGATTTTTTCCAAGTACACTCTTAAAAAGCCTTAAGGAAGAAGATGTTTTTTTCGGCTTTATATGTGTATATTTATTATCAAGTATAAATAACTTCTTAAATGGATTAACAAAGGGATCTGAAATTTCAGTAGAATAAGAACTACAAGGCATAAATAAGAATAGCAAAATCAGTAATACTTTCATTGCTTTTACCTCTTCAAGCTAAAAGCTTTTATTTCAAGATTAACGTTTACTGTATATTTTGTCTTCTTTTTATCTTTTTCTAAATTATAAATGGAGTTTATTGAAAAATTGCCAAAATTAAGTATTCTATTGGCTTTTGATAAGTTTTCACACCAATGAATAAATTGAGGGTAAGTACTTTTTAATTCTATTTTGTATGGAATTTCTACGTAATACTTTTTATCCATAGGTAGCTTTCTTTGAATATTAACAATAGTTACACCGCTATCAGCATCTGATATAGAACGAATTATTTTGCTTACTTCTTCTTTTCCTGTTGGCAGTTTTGATTCAATTATTAAAAGTTCTTTTCTTAAAGTAGTAATTTCTCTTTCCAATTTATCTTTCCTTTTCTTGGCAATTTTTAGCCTGTTTACCGTTGACTCAAGAGATTCAAGCTTTCTCTTTTCTGTTAATAATTGTTCTTTTAATGGGGTTATGCGTAAAAAGTATAGACACCAAAAAAGAAAAGCGATTAAAATTATGATAATAAACCATCTTTGCCATCTTGGAATTTCCAGCCACTTTTCATAAAAATTAATGAGGAATTCCATTTCTTAACTCCAAATTAACTTGAAACTTATAGTAATTTATCTGTTTATGAAGATTTTTAAATTCTATAGTTTCTAAGTTTGCATTTTTGAATGTTACTGTTCCAAGATTTTTATCTAATTCTTTAAGAAAAGTATATAAATTCTTAAGATTTTTTGAGTTTCCTGTTAGATTTATGGAATTATCTTGATACGAAAGAGAGCTTAACCATATACCCGAAACATACTTTTTGTTTCCAAAAAAGTAAAGAAATGAGGGAACATGTCTTTTCCTTTCAAGTTCTTTAACAACTGTTAGCTTTTTCTGGAGCTCTTTCCTATACTCAGCTAATTCCTTTTCTTTTTTCTCGATGTTTTTAAGCTTACTTTTTTCTAGTTCCAGTTTTCTTATTTCATCCTTTGTTTTAACTAATTCTGTGTTAATAGAACGTTCCCAATACTGTTCAATAGAAAGAACACTTAGCAGTAAAAAAATAGTAAAGACTATATCAGGATGAAAATACTTAGCAAGTATTGACTTTTTTTCTTCAGCAAAGTTAAATCTTAACATTGCTATCACCCTTATATCTTAAGCTTAATCCTGCAGCAATTCCAAATTCTTCATAATTATCTAAATTGTCGAATTTAAAAGGAAATCCTTTATAGACTTCTTTTCCTGTTAATTCCTTAACAACATCTACTAAGCCTTCTATCTTTGAAGAACCACCAAAAAAATAGATTTCATTTACATCCTGATTAAAGCGATCTTTAAAATTTTCAATTGTCCAAAGTATCTCTGTTGTAATTTTTTTTATTGCTCTAACGATTACTTTATCAAAAACTTCCTTATAGGTAACATCCTTTGTGCTAGTTCCTTTCTTTAGTTTCTCTGCATCTTCAAAACTAAGCATAAACTCTTTCTGAATTTGTTCAGTAATAGAATAACCACCATATTCAACGTTTCGAGTTACATAAGGATATCCACCAAAGGAAATTATAATTCTCGTAAAAGAAGCTCCAAAGTCAACAAGACAAACAGGAGATGCTGTTTTTTCTGGATAGTTAAGGTAAAATTGATTATTGAAAGCAGCTGGTTCTATATCAACAATCACAGGATTTAAACCAGCTTTCTCAACAACACTTACTCTTTCTTTTAAGAATTCTTTTTTCACAGCAGCAATAGCAACATCTATACCTTTTTTTTCTATAGAGACAGGTAAAACTTTGTAATCTATCTTTACTTGCGTTAGTTCTTGAGGAGTCATCATGCTTTGAATATAGTTCATAACAGCTTCTTCTATTTTCTTTGAAGGAGGAATACTAATAACGCTGTAAAAGCAGGAAGATAAAGGTACGTGAATTGCTACGTTCTTTTCTTCTATTTTGTTAGTTTTGAAAATTTCTTTCAAGTAGGAAGCAAGTAAAAATAAATCAACAATTTCTGTACCAGCAAAAACTTGCTCCTCGTAAATGTATTCCGATTTTGTTTTAAGTTTAAAAGTATCTTTGTCTTTTTTTAACTGAACGAGTTTTATGCTGTATGAACCAATATCAAGACCTGGAAGGTAGTAATGTTCACCCTTTAAAAATCTTGTTAACCATCCCATCCCATTATATCCTTATACTTTCTTTATTGTACTTATCTCTACAATAGGTAGTAATAATGAAAATACGATAAAACCAACAATCAATCCGATTATTATCATAATAGCAGGTTCTAGCATAGAGGTCAAATTCTTTGTGTATATTTCCACTTCATTTCTTAAGAATTTTGAAACCTTTGAAAGGAGCTCTGCTAACCTTCCACTTTGCTCTCCTGCTTTGATAAGTTGCAAAGCAACAGTTGGAAGTTCTTTGATTTCCTTAGAAAAAAGGGTAGCAAGGCTTTTTCCTTTTTTTAGTTCATTGTTTATAAGAAGAAGTCTTTCCTTTAAGTACTCGTTTTTAACAGTATGAGTAGCTGAAATCATAGCGTCTACAATAGGAATTCCTGCTTTTAATAAACTACTGAGAGTTTCAAAAAAGCGATTGAGTTCGATATAAAGGAAAAGCTTTCCAAATACAGGAAGTCTTAACTTAAATTTATCAAATTCTCTTTTCTTTCTCTTTTCTAAAAAAATAAAAAATAAAGTAAGAAAAACAAAAAAGATCAAAATAAAATGGTAATAGTTAATAAATCCGTTACTTATAAAAAGTGTAATCTTTGTACTAAGCGGTAAAGAAATTTTCATAGAAGTATATATAGAAACTATTTTAGGTATTACGCTGAGCATCATAAAAACAACTACACCAATGGCAACAACCAACAAAACTACCGGATAAATAAGA encodes:
- a CDS encoding type 4a pilus biogenesis protein PilO gives rise to the protein MEFLINFYEKWLEIPRWQRWFIIIILIAFLFWCLYFLRITPLKEQLLTEKRKLESLESTVNRLKIAKKRKDKLEREITTLRKELLIIESKLPTGKEEVSKIIRSISDADSGVTIVNIQRKLPMDKKYYVEIPYKIELKSTYPQFIHWCENLSKANRILNFGNFSINSIYNLEKDKKKTKYTVNVNLEIKAFSLKR
- a CDS encoding PilN domain-containing protein; its protein translation is MLRFNFAEEKKSILAKYFHPDIVFTIFLLLSVLSIEQYWERSINTELVKTKDEIRKLELEKSKLKNIEKKEKELAEYRKELQKKLTVVKELERKRHVPSFLYFFGNKKYVSGIWLSSLSYQDNSINLTGNSKNLKNLYTFLKELDKNLGTVTFKNANLETIEFKNLHKQINYYKFQVNLELRNGIPH
- the pilM gene encoding type IV pilus assembly protein PilM; protein product: MGWLTRFLKGEHYYLPGLDIGSYSIKLVQLKKDKDTFKLKTKSEYIYEEQVFAGTEIVDLFLLASYLKEIFKTNKIEEKNVAIHVPLSSCFYSVISIPPSKKIEEAVMNYIQSMMTPQELTQVKIDYKVLPVSIEKKGIDVAIAAVKKEFLKERVSVVEKAGLNPVIVDIEPAAFNNQFYLNYPEKTASPVCLVDFGASFTRIIISFGGYPYVTRNVEYGGYSITEQIQKEFMLSFEDAEKLKKGTSTKDVTYKEVFDKVIVRAIKKITTEILWTIENFKDRFNQDVNEIYFFGGSSKIEGLVDVVKELTGKEVYKGFPFKFDNLDNYEEFGIAAGLSLRYKGDSNVKI
- a CDS encoding type II secretion system F family protein yields the protein MGVFTYKGYDKEGKERKGVIEASSRSGAISILKSQGIFPYEIKEEAIKKRNFSFSIFKKALSVQELAVFFRTLATLLDAGIPLIEAIESLSENFKEDRKKIFMTKIVNNLREGKSLSESLKIAGIKDPVIVSFVSSGEKGGTLVQSLEIIASILEKREELKSTIINALIYPVVLLVVAIGVVVFMMLSVIPKIVSIYTSMKISLPLSTKITLFISNGFINYYHFILIFFVFLTLFFIFLEKRKKREFDKFKLRLPVFGKLFLYIELNRFFETLSSLLKAGIPIVDAMISATHTVKNEYLKERLLLINNELKKGKSLATLFSKEIKELPTVALQLIKAGEQSGRLAELLSKVSKFLRNEVEIYTKNLTSMLEPAIMIIIGLIVGFIVFSLLLPIVEISTIKKV